One segment of Sphingomonas morindae DNA contains the following:
- a CDS encoding TonB-dependent receptor has translation MTSNLGSRGTAGARFLLTCSMAALFVGATAGQAQTGTAGPVNAQSSSGGATAPSGDQGQADTSQQPGDASAAIVVTGVRASLQSAQSIKRNSPQIVDSIVAEDIGKLPDRNVAEALQRISGIQIQRQYGEGSSVAIRGLTQVRTELNGRDIFTANGANQLSLEDVPSELLAGIDVYKNPSSDLIEDQLSGTINFRTRKPFDFSGFKASASVNNSYYDLVDKSKPSFSGLLSDRWETGIGEIGILADIAYQKTAFREDTISTQPFYTLDPTVPADAATLASLNRTGQTTTLPHGTGIGQHYGDRRRFGTDVAIQWRPSPTLEFTGEVFRNDYKFRFDDYSWFAYSGDAAIQPLPGAAFTYADNGDFQSGTFANVPVNSNTSLSVRHSITTDYSLNAKWKPTDRLTITADGQYVRATTTNTRSIVILNSTAGTLTQDIRSAIPVIGIGPAGAIDNPNNYTLGGYLDDINRSVGSDKAGRVDAEYKFDGGFLSSVKAGFRFADRSNSTKDTGYRYTGLSGPLGQYERVDLTDFFRGDADLFNGIIAFPRSTIVDYDATRAALGIDTLPSYLPSGRNDERQKTYAGYVAAFFKADRLPVPIDGNIGVRIVKTELAVNGFYQQTEQVTQADGTSTNGATTFSPIGDSRSYTKVLPSLNLRGHLTDKLQLRFAASANLARPTFDQLNPSLTLTEPGTSQLNQIHTASGGNPYLKPMTSKNLDLSLEWYFSRTGSLTAAAFYKHISNYIQTAVTNRAVTFPDGQTFNYEVTSYNNVASGKVKGVEVAYQQFFDFLPGLLRGLGVQSNFTYVDSKAPSPQTSGPVTNVPLENLSKYSYNVVGIYELGKISARAAYNWRSKYVQTTAGNGTGSLPIFNKAFGQLDASLTYNVTPHFSLTVDGRNLLNTRLTTYFGLDTRPRDVTIDDRRISGIARITF, from the coding sequence ATGACGTCGAACCTCGGTTCGCGCGGCACCGCTGGCGCGCGCTTCCTGTTGACCTGCTCGATGGCGGCCCTGTTCGTCGGCGCGACCGCCGGCCAGGCGCAGACCGGGACCGCCGGTCCGGTCAACGCCCAGAGCTCGAGCGGCGGCGCGACCGCGCCGAGCGGCGATCAGGGCCAGGCGGATACGTCGCAGCAGCCGGGTGACGCTTCGGCGGCGATCGTCGTCACCGGCGTTCGCGCCAGCCTCCAGTCGGCCCAGTCGATCAAGCGCAACTCGCCCCAGATCGTCGATTCCATCGTCGCCGAGGACATTGGCAAGCTGCCGGACCGCAACGTCGCCGAGGCGCTGCAGCGCATCTCGGGCATCCAGATCCAGCGCCAATATGGCGAGGGCAGCTCGGTCGCCATCCGCGGCCTCACCCAGGTCCGCACCGAACTGAACGGCCGCGACATCTTCACCGCCAACGGCGCCAACCAGCTGAGCCTCGAGGACGTGCCGTCCGAGCTGCTCGCCGGGATCGACGTGTACAAGAACCCGTCATCGGACCTGATCGAGGACCAGCTCAGCGGCACGATCAATTTCCGCACGCGCAAGCCGTTCGACTTCAGCGGCTTCAAGGCCTCGGCTTCGGTCAACAACAGCTATTACGACCTGGTCGACAAGAGCAAGCCGAGCTTTTCGGGCCTGTTGAGCGACCGCTGGGAGACGGGCATCGGCGAGATCGGCATCCTTGCCGACATCGCCTATCAGAAGACCGCCTTCCGCGAGGACACGATCAGCACCCAGCCCTTCTACACGCTGGATCCGACCGTGCCCGCCGACGCCGCCACGCTGGCGAGCCTGAACCGCACGGGCCAGACCACCACCCTGCCGCACGGCACCGGCATCGGCCAGCATTATGGCGATCGCCGCCGCTTCGGCACCGATGTCGCCATCCAGTGGCGGCCCAGCCCGACGCTGGAATTCACCGGCGAAGTCTTCCGCAACGACTATAAGTTCCGGTTCGACGATTATAGCTGGTTCGCCTATTCGGGCGACGCCGCCATCCAGCCGCTGCCGGGCGCGGCCTTCACCTATGCGGACAACGGCGATTTCCAGAGCGGCACCTTCGCCAACGTGCCGGTCAACTCCAACACCAGCCTCAGCGTCCGCCACTCGATCACCACCGACTATTCGCTCAACGCCAAGTGGAAGCCGACCGACCGGCTGACCATCACCGCCGACGGCCAATATGTGCGGGCGACCACCACCAACACGCGCTCGATCGTAATCCTCAACTCCACGGCCGGCACGCTCACCCAGGATATCCGCAGCGCCATTCCGGTGATCGGCATCGGTCCGGCGGGCGCGATCGACAACCCGAACAATTACACGCTCGGCGGCTATCTGGACGATATCAACCGCTCGGTCGGCAGCGACAAGGCCGGCCGGGTCGATGCGGAATATAAGTTCGATGGCGGCTTCCTCTCCTCGGTGAAGGCGGGCTTCCGCTTCGCCGACCGCTCGAACAGCACCAAGGACACGGGCTATCGCTATACCGGCCTGTCCGGTCCGCTCGGCCAATATGAGCGTGTCGACCTGACGGACTTCTTCCGCGGCGACGCCGATCTGTTCAACGGCATCATCGCCTTCCCGCGCAGCACCATCGTCGACTATGACGCGACCCGCGCCGCGCTCGGCATCGATACGCTGCCCAGCTATCTGCCCAGCGGCCGCAACGACGAGCGCCAGAAGACCTATGCGGGCTATGTCGCGGCCTTCTTCAAGGCGGATCGCCTGCCGGTGCCGATCGACGGCAATATCGGCGTGCGCATCGTCAAGACCGAACTCGCGGTCAACGGCTTCTACCAGCAGACCGAGCAGGTGACCCAGGCCGACGGCACCTCCACCAACGGCGCCACCACCTTCAGCCCGATCGGGGATTCGCGCAGCTACACCAAGGTTCTGCCGAGCCTCAATCTGCGCGGCCATCTGACCGACAAGCTGCAGCTGCGCTTCGCCGCCTCGGCCAATCTGGCGCGGCCGACCTTCGATCAGCTCAACCCGAGCCTCACCCTCACCGAGCCGGGCACCAGCCAGCTCAATCAGATCCACACCGCGTCGGGCGGCAATCCCTATCTCAAGCCGATGACGTCCAAGAATCTGGATCTGTCGCTGGAATGGTATTTCTCGCGCACGGGTTCGCTCACGGCGGCGGCTTTCTACAAGCATATCTCCAACTATATCCAGACCGCCGTCACCAATCGCGCGGTCACCTTCCCCGACGGCCAGACCTTCAATTACGAAGTCACCTCGTACAACAATGTCGCCAGCGGCAAGGTGAAGGGCGTCGAAGTCGCCTATCAGCAGTTCTTCGATTTCCTCCCCGGCCTGTTGCGCGGCCTGGGCGTGCAGAGCAACTTCACCTATGTGGACTCCAAGGCGCCGAGCCCGCAGACGTCCGGCCCGGTGACGAACGTGCCGCTGGAGAACCTCTCCAAGTACAGCTACAATGTCGTCGGCATCTACGAGCTGGGCAAGATTTCGGCGCGCGCCGCCTATAATTGGCGCAGCAAATATGTGCAGACCACGGCCGGCAACGGCACGGGCAGCCTGCCGATCTTCAACAAGGCGTTCGGCCAGCTCGATGCCTCGCTGACCTACAATGTCACGCCGCATTTCTCGCTGACGGTGGACGGGCGCAATCTGCTCAACACGCGGCTCACCACCTATTTCGGGCTCGACACCCGGCCGCGCGACGTGACGATCGACGACCGCCGCATCAGCGGCATCGCGCGGATCACCTTCTAG
- a CDS encoding IclR family transcriptional regulator produces MSTTGKYRAPALLKGLEILELLARAPQPMPTSDISAALGRSVSELFRMLQVLEETGYISRSGEGYRITNRLFSLGMAQPPVRDLLGQALPEMRALASATQQSCHLAVASGAEIAVVATVEAPGLLGFAVRMGYRRPLIQSASGHILLAFQSAAVRAEMLRETRAARLAFDAGALDAQLAAIRAAGYVTMASPMLTAITDVSAPVLADGAAVAALTMPFVTGAAARLPQDEARDVLLATTARLSAALDLAG; encoded by the coding sequence ATGTCGACGACAGGAAAGTACCGCGCGCCGGCCTTGTTGAAGGGCCTCGAAATTCTCGAACTGCTCGCGCGCGCGCCGCAGCCCATGCCCACCTCCGACATCTCGGCGGCGCTGGGGCGCTCGGTCAGCGAGCTGTTCCGGATGCTGCAGGTGCTCGAGGAGACCGGCTATATCAGCCGCTCGGGCGAAGGCTATCGGATCACCAACCGGCTCTTCTCGCTCGGCATGGCGCAGCCGCCGGTGCGCGATCTGCTGGGCCAGGCGCTGCCCGAGATGCGCGCGCTGGCAAGCGCCACCCAGCAGAGTTGCCACCTCGCCGTCGCCTCGGGCGCGGAGATCGCGGTGGTGGCGACGGTGGAGGCGCCCGGCCTGCTCGGCTTCGCGGTGCGCATGGGCTATAGGCGGCCGCTCATCCAGTCCGCCTCGGGCCATATTCTGCTGGCCTTCCAGTCGGCGGCGGTGCGCGCCGAGATGCTGCGCGAGACCAGGGCGGCGCGGCTGGCCTTCGATGCGGGCGCGCTCGATGCGCAGCTCGCCGCCATCCGCGCGGCCGGCTATGTCACCATGGCCAGCCCGATGCTCACCGCCATCACCGATGTCTCGGCGCCGGTGCTGGCCGATGGCGCGGCGGTGGCGGCGCTCACCATGCCCTTTGTGACGGGCGCCGCCGCGCGCCTCCCGCAGGACGAGGCGCGCGACGTGCTGCTCGCCACCACCGCGCGCCTGTCCGCCGCGCTCGACCTGGCCGGCTGA